From a region of the Primulina eburnea isolate SZY01 chromosome 7, ASM2296580v1, whole genome shotgun sequence genome:
- the LOC140836000 gene encoding putative germin-like protein 2-1 codes for MASRFVLFVLLVATCSIASASDPSPLQDFCVADPNGPALVNGFACKDSKIVQANDFFFAGLHLAGNTSNPVGSKVTPVTVAQIPGLNTLGISLARIDFAPWGINPPHTHPRATEILTVIEGSLEVGFVTSNPGNNLTRKVLQKGDVFVFPKGLVHFQRNVGYGNAIAIVGLSSQNPGVITIGNAVFGSKPAIANDLLAKSFQVDTKTVDWIQSKF; via the exons ATGGCGTCCCGTTTCGTTTTGTTTGTGCTATTAGTCGCCACCTGTTCAATTGCTTCCGCATCTGATCCGAGCCCTCTTCAGGATTTCTGCGTCGCTGATCCGAACGGCCCTG CGCTGGTGAATGGTTTTGCATGCAAGGACTCGAAAATCGTCCAAGCAAACGATTTCTTCTTTGCCGGCCTTCATTTAGCAGGCAACACTTCAAATCCTGTGGGGTCAAAAGTGACACCAGTCACCGTGGCTCAAATTCCAGGCCTGAACACTCTTGGAATTTCCTTGGCCCGGATTGATTTTGCGCCCTGGGGGATCAACCCACCGCACACTCACCCTCGAGCAACCGAGATTCTGACAGTTATCGAAGGCAGTCTTGAGGTGGGGTTCGTGACCTCGAACCCGGGAAATAACCTTACACGAAAAGTACTACAGAAAGGAGACGTGTTCGTGTTCCCGAAAGGTCTCGTTCACTTCCAAAGAAACGTTGGATACGGTAATGCGATAGCCATTGTCGGTCTTAGTAGCCAAAATCCAGGGGTTATCACCATTGGTAATGCGGTTTTCGGATCGAAGCCTGCTATTGCGAACGATCTTCTTGCGAAATCATTCCAGGTCGATACTAAAACGGTGGATTGGATTCAGTCCAAGTTCTGA